The Cellulomonas sp. P24 genome contains a region encoding:
- a CDS encoding cytochrome ubiquinol oxidase subunit I — protein sequence MEALDLARWQFGITTVYHFIFVPLTIGLSPLIAIMQTIWYRTGDERWLRLTKFFGKLFLINFAIGVATGIVQEFQFGMNWSEYSRFVGDVFGAPLAMEALAAFFIESTFLGLWIFGWDKLPKKIHLATIWLVAFATNLSAYFILAANSWMQHPVGAELVNGRAQMTDIGAVLRNPTLLAAFPHTITAALLTAGTFVAGIAAWLMVRAARGKKLELAGLYRPAVMLGVIVMLVGGVGLFVTGDQQAKLMFKQQPMKMASAEALCETTDGASFSILAIGDLTNDCAGVNHVIQIPGLTSFLASGDFNSRLEGVDNLQKSYEQKYGTGQDYKPNLVVTYWSFRLMIGLGIGSAALSLAALWLMRKGRFPTSRWFARLAVWAIPTPFLASSLGWVFTEMGRQPWIVAPNPTGIDGVWLLTSRGVSTVVTPAEIIISMVAFTLLYAALAVVWYKLIHRYAIEGVADSEKDVSPDNPDNPDAADRPLSFAY from the coding sequence GTGGAAGCCCTCGACCTGGCCCGTTGGCAGTTCGGTATCACCACCGTCTACCACTTCATCTTCGTCCCGCTCACGATCGGCCTCTCACCGCTGATCGCCATCATGCAGACGATCTGGTACCGCACCGGGGACGAGCGCTGGCTCCGTCTCACGAAGTTCTTCGGGAAGCTGTTCCTGATCAACTTCGCGATCGGTGTCGCCACCGGGATCGTCCAGGAGTTCCAGTTCGGGATGAACTGGAGCGAGTACTCCCGGTTCGTCGGCGACGTCTTCGGCGCGCCGCTCGCGATGGAGGCGCTCGCCGCGTTCTTCATCGAGTCGACGTTCCTGGGGCTGTGGATCTTCGGTTGGGACAAGCTGCCCAAGAAGATCCACCTCGCGACCATCTGGCTCGTCGCGTTCGCGACCAACCTGTCCGCGTACTTCATCCTCGCCGCGAACTCCTGGATGCAGCACCCCGTCGGCGCCGAGCTCGTGAACGGTCGCGCGCAGATGACCGACATCGGCGCCGTGCTGCGCAACCCGACCCTCCTCGCAGCGTTCCCGCACACGATCACCGCCGCTCTGCTCACCGCAGGCACCTTCGTCGCCGGCATCGCCGCCTGGCTCATGGTCCGCGCGGCCCGCGGCAAGAAGCTCGAGCTCGCCGGCCTCTACCGACCGGCGGTGATGCTCGGCGTGATCGTGATGCTGGTCGGCGGCGTCGGCCTCTTCGTCACCGGCGACCAGCAGGCCAAGCTGATGTTCAAGCAGCAGCCCATGAAGATGGCGTCCGCCGAGGCACTCTGCGAGACCACGGACGGTGCCAGCTTCTCGATCCTGGCCATCGGCGACCTCACCAACGACTGCGCCGGCGTCAACCACGTGATCCAGATCCCGGGTCTGACGTCGTTCCTCGCGTCGGGTGACTTCAACAGCCGCCTCGAGGGCGTCGACAACCTCCAGAAGAGCTACGAGCAGAAGTACGGCACCGGCCAGGACTACAAGCCGAACCTTGTCGTCACCTACTGGTCGTTCCGGCTGATGATCGGGCTCGGAATCGGGAGCGCGGCTCTGTCCCTCGCAGCGCTCTGGCTCATGCGCAAGGGGCGCTTCCCGACCTCACGCTGGTTCGCCCGGCTCGCCGTCTGGGCGATCCCGACCCCGTTCCTCGCGTCGTCGCTCGGCTGGGTCTTCACCGAGATGGGGCGGCAGCCCTGGATCGTCGCCCCGAACCCGACCGGCATCGACGGCGTGTGGCTCCTGACCTCACGCGGGGTGTCCACCGTCGTCACCCCGGCCGAGATCATCATCTCGATGGTCGCGTTCACCCTGCTCTACGCGGCGCTCGCCGTCGTCTGGTACAAGCTCATCCACCGGTACGCGATCGAGGGCGTCGCGGACTCCGAGAAGGACGTCAGCCCTGACAACCCCGACAACCCAGACGCCGCCGACCGGCCGCTGTCGTTCGCCTACTGA
- the cydB gene encoding cytochrome d ubiquinol oxidase subunit II, with product MELSTVWFLLIAVLWTGYLVLEGFDFGVGMLLPILGRKDTERRVLINTIGPVWDGNEVWLLTAGGATFAAFPEWYATLFSGFYLALLLILLALIMRIVSFEWRGKINDAAWRGRADLGIIIGSWVPSILWGVAFGNLVRGVELDKAHQYVGGFFALLNPFALLGGATTLMIFLTHGAIYLALKTDGDLRERAGALAAKLSMVTVVVAGAFAVWAQVAYSRNTWTWAAVVLAAVALVGVVVATRLRREGWAFILSAVAIVGAVVLIFGSLYPNVMPAFDTANSLTVTNASSSSYTLTVMTWVAVILTPVVLLYQGWTYWVFRKRISTTSIPEHTGLTFEHTSA from the coding sequence ATGGAGCTGTCCACCGTCTGGTTTCTGCTGATCGCGGTCCTCTGGACCGGTTACCTCGTCCTCGAGGGCTTCGACTTCGGAGTCGGCATGCTGCTGCCGATCCTGGGTCGCAAGGACACCGAACGTCGTGTCCTCATCAACACCATCGGCCCGGTCTGGGACGGCAACGAGGTGTGGCTGCTCACCGCAGGTGGCGCCACGTTCGCGGCCTTCCCGGAGTGGTACGCCACCCTCTTCTCCGGCTTCTACCTGGCCCTGCTGCTGATCCTGCTGGCGCTGATCATGCGGATCGTCTCGTTCGAGTGGCGCGGCAAGATCAACGACGCGGCCTGGCGTGGCCGCGCCGACCTCGGGATCATCATCGGGTCCTGGGTCCCCTCGATCCTCTGGGGCGTCGCGTTCGGCAACCTCGTGCGCGGCGTCGAGCTCGACAAGGCGCACCAGTACGTCGGCGGGTTCTTCGCGCTCCTCAACCCGTTCGCCCTGCTGGGCGGTGCGACGACGCTGATGATCTTCCTCACCCACGGAGCCATCTACCTCGCGCTCAAGACGGACGGCGACCTCCGGGAACGTGCCGGCGCCCTCGCCGCGAAGCTGTCGATGGTCACGGTCGTCGTCGCCGGAGCGTTCGCGGTCTGGGCCCAGGTCGCCTACTCACGGAACACCTGGACGTGGGCCGCGGTGGTCCTCGCCGCCGTTGCACTCGTCGGGGTCGTGGTCGCGACGCGGCTGCGCCGCGAGGGCTGGGCCTTCATCCTGTCCGCCGTCGCGATCGTCGGGGCCGTCGTCCTGATCTTCGGCTCGCTCTACCCGAACGTCATGCCGGCCTTCGACACCGCGAACTCGCTCACCGTGACGAACGCCTCGTCGTCGAGCTACACGCTCACGGTGATGACCTGGGTCGCCGTGATCCTCACCCCGGTCGTGCTCCTCTACCAGGGGTGGACCTACTGGGTGTTCCGCAAGCGCATCAGCACGACGAGCATCCCCGAGCACACCGGCCTGACGTTCGAGCACACGAGCGCGTGA